From a region of the Dickeya poaceiphila genome:
- a CDS encoding YciY family protein, which translates to MKRSRNEISRWRMQRQVQRRRSRWLEAQSRSYRHIHHMYYLRQKQQRRALLYAVAYEW; encoded by the coding sequence ATGAAACGCAGCCGGAATGAGATCAGCCGTTGGCGTATGCAGCGTCAGGTGCAACGCCGTCGGAGTCGCTGGCTTGAGGCCCAGTCTCGCAGTTACCGACATATCCACCACATGTATTACCTGCGTCAGAAACAGCAGCGCCGTGCATTATTATATGCGGTGGCTTACGAGTGGTAA
- a CDS encoding septation protein A — protein sequence MKQIIDFIPLIVFFICYKLYDIYVASGALIAATAAALLFSWFIYRKIEKMMLLTFLMVAVFGTLTLVFHNDQFIKWKVTIIYTLFSIALLFSQFVMKKPLIQRMLGKELSLPEIVWAKLNISWAIFFLLCGLANIYIAFWLPQNVWVDFKVFGLTGLTLVFTLLCGVYIYRHLPAETEKTENEGEK from the coding sequence ATGAAGCAAATTATTGATTTTATTCCACTTATTGTATTTTTTATCTGTTATAAGCTGTATGACATTTATGTCGCCTCTGGTGCATTGATTGCCGCAACGGCAGCCGCGTTGCTGTTTAGCTGGTTTATTTATCGCAAAATCGAAAAGATGATGCTGCTGACTTTTTTGATGGTTGCGGTATTTGGCACCCTGACGCTGGTTTTCCATAACGATCAATTCATTAAATGGAAAGTCACGATTATTTATACATTGTTCTCTATCGCTTTGCTGTTCAGCCAGTTCGTCATGAAGAAGCCTCTGATTCAGCGTATGCTGGGTAAAGAGCTGTCATTACCCGAAATAGTATGGGCAAAACTGAACATTTCATGGGCGATATTTTTCCTGTTGTGCGGCCTGGCCAATATTTATATTGCTTTCTGGTTGCCACAAAACGTTTGGGTTGACTTTAAAGTATTTGGCCTTACCGGCCTGACTCTGGTATTTACATTATTGTGCGGCGTTTACATTTATCGTCATCTACCGGCTGAGACGGAAAAGACGGAAAATGAAGGCGAAAAATGA
- a CDS encoding methyl-accepting chemotaxis protein has protein sequence MSASAPSRSGFLDKIRQYRLSFLSGLLLIIGLFSLLQVLSVGMISKTMTDVRQDSAANEALRQQQALMDQARMEVMNASDKLNRAGIYLMFDKETGSVGSWNSLMSEAEESLTHAQAYYQKLERYIGSARNDAAFTDLKNSYQQLYNGLLELAQGIKKTNEIDIFFAVPIQAYQTQFTQKYAHYLQENDSRQKQHAQQLLDNLDASHTLFIVILGLLLVISLAVWIGVNKVIVHPLRRITDHLRLIASGDLSHNIGIEKRATREIALLNSSVVQMQSGLVTLISQVRQGMETMMQQVSHVTTDNRQLSEQANRQSAELKVTTEHIIQLSQHLEQNARYTEKASHHAQETSHIATQGETMMSDVSNAMQNISSRSKEMTEVISLIENVAFQTHILSLNAAIEAARAGEMGKGFSVVAREVGTLASQSSQSAQNINALIHESDNSVATGVRLVVHLNDSLQEIIQAAKGTSTFLSEITDISQQQNQSIHEVTNRISSLNDTVKQNALQVEASAHTCLQLLEQANALNLSVSLFQLPGVAEEQAEPNAPQAIPAKVNNGYAVLPQHSPAL, from the coding sequence ATGTCAGCATCCGCCCCGTCACGCTCCGGTTTCCTGGACAAAATACGCCAGTACCGCCTGAGTTTTCTTTCCGGTTTACTGTTGATCATCGGATTGTTTTCTTTACTACAGGTATTGTCTGTAGGGATGATATCGAAAACCATGACTGACGTGCGCCAGGACAGCGCCGCCAACGAAGCCCTGCGCCAGCAGCAGGCGTTAATGGATCAGGCTCGCATGGAAGTGATGAACGCCAGCGATAAGCTCAATCGCGCTGGAATTTACCTGATGTTTGATAAGGAAACCGGTTCAGTCGGCAGTTGGAATAGCCTGATGTCCGAAGCGGAAGAGTCATTAACTCACGCACAAGCCTATTACCAGAAGCTGGAACGCTACATTGGTTCTGCCCGTAACGATGCGGCCTTCACCGATCTTAAAAACAGCTATCAACAACTCTACAACGGGTTGCTCGAACTGGCGCAAGGTATAAAAAAAACCAATGAAATCGATATCTTCTTTGCCGTTCCTATCCAGGCTTATCAAACGCAGTTTACTCAAAAGTACGCCCATTACCTGCAAGAAAACGATAGTCGTCAGAAACAACACGCCCAGCAGTTATTAGATAACCTTGACGCCAGCCACACGCTGTTTATCGTCATTTTGGGGTTGTTGCTGGTCATTTCGCTGGCCGTCTGGATTGGTGTCAATAAGGTGATCGTTCATCCACTTCGACGCATTACCGACCACTTGCGGTTGATAGCCTCCGGGGACTTGTCACACAACATCGGCATAGAAAAGCGCGCAACGCGTGAAATCGCCCTGCTGAACAGCAGCGTGGTTCAGATGCAGAGCGGTCTGGTAACCCTGATAAGCCAGGTTCGTCAGGGTATGGAAACCATGATGCAACAAGTCAGCCACGTTACAACCGACAACCGCCAATTGTCTGAGCAGGCAAACCGGCAATCCGCTGAACTGAAAGTCACCACCGAGCACATTATCCAGCTTAGTCAGCACCTTGAGCAGAACGCCCGGTATACGGAAAAAGCCAGTCATCATGCGCAGGAAACCAGTCATATCGCCACCCAAGGCGAAACCATGATGAGCGACGTCAGCAATGCGATGCAGAATATTTCCAGCCGTAGCAAGGAGATGACAGAAGTCATTTCGCTGATAGAAAACGTCGCGTTTCAGACGCATATTCTGTCGCTGAATGCCGCCATTGAAGCTGCACGCGCCGGGGAAATGGGTAAAGGCTTTTCAGTCGTCGCCCGCGAAGTGGGTACACTGGCTTCACAGAGCAGCCAGTCGGCTCAAAACATTAATGCACTGATTCATGAGTCAGACAACAGTGTTGCTACGGGAGTCAGACTGGTTGTGCACCTCAATGACAGCCTGCAGGAAATTATTCAGGCTGCCAAAGGCACCAGCACGTTCCTGAGTGAAATTACCGATATTTCGCAACAGCAGAATCAAAGCATTCATGAAGTGACCAACCGCATCAGCTCACTCAACGATACCGTGAAACAGAACGCCTTGCAGGTGGAAGCTTCTGCGCATACCTGCCTCCAACTGCTTGAGCAGGCCAACGCGCTTAATCTGTCAGTCTCGCTGTTCCAGTTACCCGGCGTAGCTGAAGAACAAGCTGAACCCAATGCGCCACAAGCGATACCTGCTAAGGTCAACAACGGTTATGCCGTTCTGCCGCAGCACTCGCCAGCGCTGTAA
- a CDS encoding YciC family protein yields MPITASRLYRDTLNFTRNQFFSILMLALLTSLITVVLGHAFTPDSEQLQQLSNSNLDLSSIEQPGISDIIQQLSPEQQLILLKASAAGTFATLVGNALLTGGMLMLIQLVSAGHQTSALRAIAASAPLLPRLLLLILVCTLLIQLGMLLVVVPGILLSIAFSLSPVIAVTEKRGIFASMRASSSLAFSHFRQTAPAVMLWLLAKIALLLLIARLPMVSPTAMAVILNGISNILSAMLLVYVFRLYMLVRG; encoded by the coding sequence ATGCCTATCACGGCCAGCAGGTTGTACCGTGACACCTTGAATTTTACGCGTAACCAGTTTTTCAGCATTCTGATGCTGGCACTGCTGACGTCCTTGATCACCGTTGTGCTCGGACATGCCTTTACCCCCGACAGCGAGCAACTGCAACAACTCAGCAACAGCAATCTGGATCTGTCCTCAATTGAACAGCCCGGCATCAGCGACATCATCCAGCAACTTTCCCCTGAGCAACAACTCATCCTGCTGAAAGCCTCTGCCGCTGGCACCTTTGCCACACTGGTGGGGAATGCTTTGTTAACCGGCGGCATGTTGATGCTAATCCAGCTGGTATCAGCCGGTCATCAAACCAGCGCACTGCGTGCAATTGCCGCTTCTGCGCCACTCTTACCTCGCCTGCTGCTACTGATACTGGTTTGCACCCTGCTGATTCAGCTAGGTATGCTGTTGGTTGTCGTGCCAGGGATTCTGCTCTCTATCGCTTTTAGTCTGTCGCCGGTAATCGCCGTTACCGAAAAACGGGGGATCTTCGCCTCCATGCGCGCCAGCAGTTCGCTGGCATTTTCCCATTTTCGCCAGACGGCACCGGCGGTAATGCTGTGGCTGCTGGCCAAAATCGCGTTGCTATTGTTGATCGCGCGTTTGCCGATGGTATCACCGACGGCTATGGCCGTGATTCTAAACGGTATCAGTAACATACTTTCCGCCATGCTGCTGGTGTATGTATTTCGTCTGTACATGCTGGTGCGCGGTTGA
- the tonB gene encoding TonB system transport protein TonB: MPQKTFFLTRRYSWPMLVSVGFHGSLIAGLLFASFNTSVKLPPTPQPIQVMMVNTAPQAVAPAPLPEPEKAQEPPPEPEVQPEPPPLPTPVAVPLPEPKPRPKPKVKPEPKPVKKVEPPKEMPRETTPEPQSSQTVSHNPAPVAQAPVASAQPSGPRPLNRVQPEYPARAFALRIEGRVKLQFDVDESGRVDNVRVLAAEPNNMFERDIKQAMRKWRYEQNKPGKDLVVTIIFRINGGAAME, from the coding sequence ATGCCGCAGAAAACATTTTTCCTGACCCGCCGATATTCATGGCCTATGCTGGTTTCCGTGGGTTTTCATGGCTCATTGATTGCCGGATTGCTGTTTGCTTCATTTAATACATCAGTCAAGCTGCCACCGACCCCGCAACCGATCCAGGTGATGATGGTGAACACGGCACCGCAGGCGGTTGCTCCTGCGCCTCTGCCTGAACCTGAAAAAGCGCAGGAACCGCCGCCGGAGCCAGAGGTCCAGCCAGAACCGCCGCCATTGCCGACGCCTGTTGCTGTTCCGTTACCTGAGCCGAAACCCCGGCCCAAACCAAAGGTAAAACCAGAACCCAAGCCGGTGAAGAAGGTAGAACCACCGAAAGAAATGCCGCGTGAAACCACGCCTGAACCGCAATCCAGTCAAACGGTTAGCCATAATCCGGCACCCGTGGCTCAGGCACCGGTCGCCAGTGCTCAGCCCTCTGGTCCGAGACCGTTGAATCGGGTGCAGCCAGAGTATCCGGCCAGGGCGTTCGCTTTACGAATTGAAGGGCGGGTTAAGCTACAGTTCGATGTTGATGAGTCGGGGCGGGTAGATAATGTCCGCGTGCTGGCCGCTGAACCTAACAACATGTTTGAGCGTGACATCAAGCAGGCTATGCGTAAATGGCGCTATGAACAAAACAAACCTGGGAAAGACCTGGTAGTGACGATTATCTTCCGAATCAACGGTGGCGCAGCGATGGAATAA
- the cls gene encoding cardiolipin synthase gives MTAFYTVLSGLLAFSYWLLIASITLRILMKRRAVPSAMAWLLVIYILPLVGIVAYLLFGELHLGKRRAERARQMWPVTAQWLRELKEYRRIFATENSEVARSLFQLCERRQGIGGIKGNQLQLLTSFDGTIKTLLRDIELARNNIEMVFYIWQMGGLVEQVMTALLAASRRGVKCRILLDSAGSVQFFHSTYPEMMRTAGITVVDALQVNLLRAFLRRMDLRQHRKVILIDNRIAYTGSMNMVDPRYFKQESGVGQWVDLMVRIEGPVTTTMGVIYSMDWEMETGQRLPPPPPDVNIMPFEQERGHTVQVIASGPGYPEDMIHQALLTAVYSARHQLIMTTPYFVPSDDLQHAICTAAQRGVEVSIIVPCKNDSMMVGWACKAFFTELLAAGAKIYQFEGGLLHTKSVLVDGQLSLVGTVNLDMRSLWLNFEITLVIDDDAFGSDLACVQEDYMSRSRLLSAEEWLTRPYWQRIVERLFYFFSPLL, from the coding sequence ATGACAGCATTTTATACTGTACTGAGCGGATTACTGGCTTTCAGCTATTGGCTGCTTATTGCCAGTATTACGCTACGTATTCTGATGAAAAGGCGTGCTGTCCCTTCTGCAATGGCCTGGCTGTTAGTGATTTATATTCTGCCATTGGTCGGGATCGTCGCTTACCTGTTATTTGGTGAACTGCACCTGGGGAAACGTCGCGCAGAGCGCGCTCGGCAAATGTGGCCGGTTACCGCCCAGTGGTTACGGGAGCTAAAAGAATACCGCCGTATTTTCGCCACCGAAAATAGCGAAGTGGCGCGCTCATTATTCCAGCTGTGCGAACGCCGCCAGGGTATCGGCGGTATCAAAGGCAATCAGCTACAGTTATTGACCTCATTTGACGGCACCATCAAAACACTGCTCCGTGACATCGAATTAGCCCGTAACAACATCGAAATGGTGTTTTACATCTGGCAAATGGGTGGTCTGGTAGAGCAGGTGATGACTGCCCTGCTGGCAGCATCGCGGCGCGGAGTCAAATGCCGCATCCTGCTAGACTCAGCTGGCAGCGTGCAGTTCTTTCACAGCACGTATCCGGAGATGATGCGCACCGCCGGCATTACAGTAGTGGATGCGTTGCAAGTGAATCTGTTGCGCGCTTTCCTGCGCCGAATGGATTTGCGCCAGCACCGCAAGGTGATCCTGATAGACAATCGCATCGCCTATACCGGCAGCATGAATATGGTGGACCCGCGTTACTTCAAGCAGGAATCCGGCGTTGGTCAGTGGGTAGACCTGATGGTGCGCATCGAAGGGCCGGTAACCACCACGATGGGTGTTATCTATAGTATGGACTGGGAAATGGAAACCGGTCAGCGCCTGCCGCCACCGCCGCCCGATGTAAACATCATGCCGTTTGAGCAAGAACGCGGTCATACAGTGCAGGTCATCGCTTCTGGTCCCGGCTACCCTGAAGATATGATTCATCAGGCGTTACTGACCGCGGTTTACTCTGCCCGTCACCAGTTGATCATGACTACCCCTTATTTTGTACCGAGCGATGACCTACAACACGCCATCTGCACCGCCGCCCAGCGCGGCGTAGAGGTCAGTATCATCGTACCGTGCAAAAATGACTCCATGATGGTTGGCTGGGCCTGCAAAGCCTTTTTCACCGAATTACTGGCGGCGGGAGCCAAGATTTATCAATTTGAAGGTGGGTTGCTGCATACCAAGAGTGTACTGGTCGATGGGCAACTTAGCCTGGTCGGAACAGTCAATCTGGATATGCGCAGCCTGTGGCTGAACTTCGAAATCACCCTGGTGATTGACGATGACGCATTCGGCAGCGACCTGGCCTGTGTACAGGAGGATTATATGTCCCGTTCGCGTCTGTTAAGCGCTGAAGAATGGTTAACGCGCCCTTATTGGCAACGTATTGTCGAGCGGCTGTTCTACTTTTTTAGTCCGTTGCTGTAA
- a CDS encoding YciI family protein encodes MLYVIYATDVSGSLEKRLAARPAHLARLQTLRDQGRLLTAGPLPAIDSEDPGAAGFTGSTVIAEFPSLEDAQQWANDDPYVAAGVYETVSIKPFKKVF; translated from the coding sequence ATGTTGTATGTGATTTATGCCACCGATGTGTCTGGTTCGCTGGAAAAACGCCTGGCTGCCCGCCCCGCACATCTCGCACGCCTGCAAACGCTGCGAGATCAAGGTCGCCTGTTAACCGCAGGACCATTGCCAGCCATCGACAGTGAAGATCCTGGCGCAGCCGGGTTTACCGGTTCTACCGTGATTGCCGAGTTCCCGTCACTGGAAGATGCCCAACAGTGGGCCAACGACGATCCCTATGTCGCCGCCGGTGTTTACGAAACGGTTAGCATTAAGCCATTCAAAAAAGTATTTTAA
- a CDS encoding HI1450 family dsDNA-mimic protein has translation MDLNNRLTEDETLEQAYDIFLELAPDNLDPADILLFNLQFEERGGAELFDPAEDWQEHVDFDLNPDFFAEVVIGLADQEGEEINDIFARILICREKDHKLCHILWKE, from the coding sequence ATGGATTTAAATAACCGCCTGACAGAAGATGAAACGCTGGAACAGGCTTACGATATCTTTCTGGAACTGGCGCCGGATAACCTGGACCCCGCAGACATCCTGCTGTTCAATCTACAGTTTGAGGAGCGCGGCGGTGCGGAACTGTTTGATCCAGCTGAAGACTGGCAGGAGCATGTGGATTTCGACCTGAATCCGGACTTTTTCGCCGAAGTGGTCATTGGTTTGGCCGATCAGGAAGGTGAAGAAATTAATGATATTTTCGCCCGCATCCTGATCTGCCGCGAAAAAGATCACAAACTGTGCCACATCCTGTGGAAAGAATGA
- the oppB gene encoding oligopeptide ABC transporter permease OppB, with protein MLKFIFRRCLEAIPTLFILITISFFMMRLAPGSPFTGERNLPPEVMANIEAKYHLNDPMIKQYGNYLVQLLKGDFGPSFKYKDYSVNDLVVRAFPVSAKLGAAAFLLAVLLGVTSGVIAALNQNSKWDYTVMGFAMTGVVIPSFVVAPLLVLVFAITLRWLPGGGWNGGAPKYIILPMVALSLSYIASIARITRGSMIEVLHSNFIRTARAKGLPLRRIILRHALKPALLPVLSYMGPAFVGIITGSMVIETIFGLPGIGQLFVNGALNRDYSLVLSLTILVGALTILFNAIIDVLYAVIDPKIRY; from the coding sequence ATGTTAAAATTTATTTTCCGTCGTTGCCTGGAAGCAATCCCGACGCTGTTCATCCTGATCACTATTTCGTTTTTCATGATGCGACTGGCGCCGGGAAGTCCGTTTACTGGAGAACGCAATCTTCCTCCTGAAGTGATGGCGAATATCGAAGCCAAATACCATCTGAATGATCCAATGATCAAACAGTATGGCAATTATCTGGTGCAATTACTGAAAGGCGACTTTGGTCCCTCTTTCAAGTACAAAGATTATTCGGTCAATGATTTGGTCGTTCGGGCGTTCCCGGTGTCGGCTAAATTGGGGGCCGCTGCATTTCTGTTGGCGGTACTGCTGGGGGTGACCTCCGGCGTGATAGCCGCATTAAATCAAAACAGTAAATGGGACTATACGGTAATGGGCTTTGCCATGACCGGGGTAGTGATCCCAAGTTTTGTGGTGGCTCCATTGCTGGTATTGGTTTTCGCAATCACCCTGCGTTGGTTGCCGGGCGGCGGCTGGAATGGTGGCGCGCCGAAATACATTATTCTGCCGATGGTCGCGTTATCCCTGTCTTATATTGCCAGCATCGCCCGTATTACCCGTGGCTCGATGATTGAAGTGCTGCATTCAAACTTTATTCGCACCGCACGCGCCAAAGGGCTGCCGTTGCGCCGAATTATTCTGCGCCATGCACTGAAGCCTGCACTGTTGCCGGTACTTTCCTACATGGGGCCTGCGTTCGTGGGGATTATTACTGGCTCCATGGTGATTGAAACCATTTTCGGTTTACCGGGTATTGGTCAGTTATTTGTTAACGGGGCGCTTAACCGTGACTATTCGCTGGTACTTAGCCTGACTATTTTGGTGGGGGCGCTGACCATTCTGTTTAATGCGATCATCGATGTGCTGTACGCGGTCATCGATCCGAAGATCCGTTACTAA
- the oppC gene encoding oligopeptide ABC transporter permease OppC — MFWNKRNREALDNFSEKLEVEGRSLWQDARRRFMHNRAALASLFVLTLITLFVVLGPMVAPFNYADTDWNMMSSAPDMLSKHYFGTDSSGRDLLVRVAIGGRISLMVGVAAALVAVIVGTLYGAASGYMGGKVDSVMMRLLEILNSFPFMFFVILLVTLFGQNILLIFVAIGMVSWLDMARIVRGQTLSLKRKEFIEAALVCGVSTRSIVLRHVVPNVLGVVVVYASLLVPSMILFESFLSFLGLGTQEPLSSWGALLNDGANSMEVAPWLLLYPAGFLVVTLFCFNFIGDGLRDALDPKDR; from the coding sequence ATGTTCTGGAATAAACGTAACCGCGAAGCGCTGGATAACTTCAGCGAAAAACTGGAAGTGGAAGGACGCAGCCTGTGGCAGGATGCGCGTCGTCGCTTCATGCACAACCGGGCTGCGCTGGCCAGTCTGTTTGTCCTGACGCTTATTACGCTGTTTGTGGTTCTCGGCCCGATGGTGGCACCGTTCAACTATGCCGATACCGACTGGAATATGATGTCCAGCGCGCCTGATATGCTGTCCAAACACTATTTCGGTACCGACTCTTCTGGTCGCGACCTGCTGGTGCGTGTGGCTATCGGTGGCCGCATTTCCCTGATGGTCGGTGTTGCCGCCGCGTTGGTGGCGGTCATTGTAGGAACGCTGTATGGCGCCGCGTCCGGTTATATGGGCGGTAAAGTGGACTCAGTGATGATGCGTCTGCTGGAGATTCTTAACTCCTTTCCGTTCATGTTCTTCGTTATTTTGCTGGTGACCCTGTTCGGACAAAATATCCTGCTGATCTTTGTCGCTATCGGCATGGTGTCCTGGCTGGATATGGCGCGTATTGTCCGCGGTCAGACGCTGAGCCTGAAGCGTAAAGAGTTCATTGAAGCTGCGCTGGTCTGCGGTGTATCCACCCGTAGCATCGTGTTGCGTCATGTGGTGCCGAATGTGCTGGGAGTGGTAGTGGTGTATGCCTCGCTGCTGGTGCCGAGCATGATCCTGTTCGAATCTTTTCTGAGTTTCCTTGGTCTGGGTACCCAGGAGCCGCTGAGCAGTTGGGGCGCGTTGCTAAACGATGGCGCCAACTCGATGGAAGTAGCGCCATGGTTGCTGCTGTATCCCGCCGGTTTCCTGGTGGTAACTCTGTTCTGTTTTAACTTTATCGGCGATGGCCTGCGTGATGCCCTCGACCCGAAAGACCGCTAA
- the oppD gene encoding ABC transporter ATP-binding protein has translation MVNTSETRDALLDVKDLRVTFSTPDGDVTAVNDLNFSLSAGETLGIVGESGSGKSQTAFALMGLLAANGRIGGSARFNGREILNLPERELNRLRAEEIAMIFQDPMTSLNPYMRVGDQLMEVLMQHKKLGKSEAFEESVRMLDAVKMPEARKRMRMYPHEFSGGMRQRVMIAMALLCRPKLLIADEPTTALDVTVQAQIMTLLNDLKREFNTAIIMITHDLGVVAGICDKVLVMYAGRTMEYGSAREIFYEPTHPYSLGLLKAIPRLDEENEVLATIPGNPPNLLRLPKGCPFQPRCPYAQEQCHHTPELTSFGEGRLRACFRSVGELV, from the coding sequence ATGGTGAATACGTCAGAAACCCGCGATGCGCTGCTTGATGTGAAAGATTTGCGCGTGACTTTCAGTACGCCGGATGGTGATGTCACGGCGGTGAATGATCTTAATTTTTCGCTCAGTGCTGGTGAAACGCTGGGGATTGTCGGGGAATCCGGTTCTGGTAAGTCTCAGACCGCGTTTGCGCTGATGGGCCTGCTGGCGGCCAATGGCCGTATCGGCGGCTCTGCCCGATTTAATGGTCGTGAGATTCTCAATCTGCCGGAGCGCGAACTTAATCGCCTGCGTGCGGAAGAGATCGCCATGATTTTTCAGGACCCGATGACATCGCTGAACCCCTACATGCGTGTTGGCGATCAGTTGATGGAAGTGCTGATGCAGCACAAGAAGCTTGGCAAAAGCGAAGCATTTGAAGAATCGGTACGTATGCTGGATGCGGTGAAAATGCCGGAAGCCAGAAAACGGATGCGCATGTATCCGCACGAGTTTTCCGGCGGGATGCGCCAGCGTGTGATGATCGCAATGGCGCTGCTGTGCCGCCCCAAACTGCTAATCGCCGACGAGCCGACCACGGCGCTCGACGTAACGGTGCAGGCGCAGATCATGACGTTGCTCAATGACCTTAAACGTGAATTCAATACCGCCATTATTATGATCACCCACGACCTGGGCGTGGTGGCCGGTATTTGCGATAAAGTACTGGTGATGTACGCCGGTCGGACTATGGAGTACGGCAGTGCGCGCGAAATTTTCTATGAACCGACGCATCCGTACTCACTTGGCCTGTTGAAAGCGATTCCGCGTCTTGATGAAGAGAATGAGGTGCTGGCCACTATTCCGGGAAATCCACCCAACCTGTTGCGTTTGCCGAAAGGGTGTCCTTTCCAGCCGCGTTGCCCGTATGCACAGGAACAGTGCCACCATACGCCTGAATTGACGTCGTTTGGCGAAGGGCGTCTGCGTGCCTGTTTCCGGAGTGTGGGGGAATTAGTATGA
- the oppF gene encoding murein tripeptide/oligopeptide ABC transporter ATP binding protein OppF, with protein MNELENKKVLLEVDELKVHFDIRDDKQWFWQPAKKLKAVDGVTLRLYEGETLGVVGESGCGKSTLARAIIGLVKATSGRISWLGKDLLGMRDTEWRDVRSDIQMIFQDPLASLNPRMTIGEIIAEPLRTYHPDMSRQEVKDRVKTMMMKVGLLPNLINRYPHEFSGGQCQRIGIARALILEPKLIICDEPVSALDVSIQAQVVNLLQQLQREMGLSLIFIAHDLSVVKHISDRVLVMYLGHAVELGTYDELYHNPQHPYTRALMSAVPIPDPDKERNKQIQLLEGDLPSPINPPSGCVFCTRCPVVGPECAKTRPVLEGSFRHAVSCLKVDPIS; from the coding sequence ATGAATGAGTTGGAAAACAAAAAAGTATTGCTTGAAGTGGATGAACTGAAAGTCCACTTTGATATCCGTGATGACAAGCAGTGGTTCTGGCAGCCGGCTAAAAAGCTCAAGGCTGTGGATGGCGTTACCCTGCGTTTGTACGAAGGGGAAACGCTGGGCGTGGTCGGGGAGTCGGGGTGTGGTAAATCCACGCTGGCTCGCGCCATTATTGGTCTGGTAAAAGCGACCAGCGGGCGTATTAGCTGGCTGGGAAAAGACCTGCTGGGAATGCGTGACACTGAATGGCGTGATGTACGTAGCGATATTCAGATGATTTTCCAGGACCCGTTGGCCTCGCTCAACCCGCGTATGACCATCGGCGAAATTATCGCTGAGCCGTTGCGTACCTACCATCCAGATATGTCGCGTCAGGAAGTGAAAGATCGCGTCAAAACGATGATGATGAAGGTCGGTTTGCTGCCGAACCTCATCAACCGCTACCCACATGAATTTTCCGGTGGTCAGTGTCAGCGTATCGGCATTGCTCGTGCGTTGATTCTGGAACCGAAGCTGATTATCTGTGACGAGCCGGTTTCCGCGCTGGACGTGTCAATTCAGGCTCAGGTAGTGAATCTGCTGCAACAGTTGCAGCGGGAGATGGGGCTGTCACTGATCTTTATCGCCCATGATTTGTCGGTGGTGAAACACATTTCTGACCGCGTGCTGGTGATGTATCTGGGCCATGCGGTAGAACTGGGGACTTATGACGAGCTGTACCACAATCCGCAGCATCCTTACACGCGTGCATTGATGTCAGCGGTACCGATTCCTGATCCGGATAAAGAGCGCAACAAGCAGATTCAACTGCTGGAAGGCGATCTGCCGTCACCGATTAACCCGCCGTCGGGCTGTGTTTTCTGCACCCGTTGCCCGGTTGTCGGGCCGGAGTGCGCCAAAACCCGGCCAGTACTTGAAGGCAGCTTCCGTCACGCGGTGTCTTGCCTGAAGGTGGACCCAATATCGTAA
- the yciA gene encoding acyl-CoA thioester hydrolase YciA, translated as MSKQDVLPHGELVLRTLAMPADTNANGDIFGGWLMSQMDIGGAILAKEIAEGRVVTVRVDGMTFLKPVAVGDVVCCYARCVRTGCSSMTINVEVWVKKVSTDPIGQRYRATEALFTYVAVDEDGRPRELPKGKSNFEPEQ; from the coding sequence ATGAGCAAACAAGACGTATTACCTCACGGCGAGCTGGTGCTGCGCACATTGGCTATGCCAGCTGATACCAACGCCAACGGCGATATTTTTGGCGGCTGGTTGATGTCGCAGATGGATATCGGCGGCGCTATTCTGGCAAAAGAGATTGCAGAAGGCCGTGTTGTCACCGTTCGGGTTGACGGCATGACGTTTCTCAAACCCGTTGCGGTCGGCGATGTAGTCTGCTGTTATGCCCGCTGCGTTCGTACGGGCTGCAGTTCAATGACCATCAATGTAGAAGTATGGGTGAAAAAGGTGTCGACCGATCCTATCGGCCAACGCTACCGCGCTACTGAAGCGTTGTTTACTTATGTTGCAGTAGACGAAGACGGTAGACCGCGTGAGCTACCGAAAGGGAAAAGCAATTTCGAGCCTGAACAATAA